The Streptomyces sp. NBC_00569 genomic sequence CCTTCCAGCGCAGGGTGGGGCCGAAGCATTGGCGTCGAGTGTCGGCGATGTTCAGGGCGGGGAACGTGGCGGGTGAAAGCGGGACCGGGGGTGGCGATGGCTGCGACAGCGCTGGAGACGCTGGCTACCGGAACGTTGAGGCTCATGTGGGACGGGATGGCGGGACCGGCTTGTGGGGGTGGGAAGGATCGTGCGTCGTAGACGTGTTCAGCCGCGGGACCATCGGGGCCGGTGGACACGAGGGCCTCGCCCGTCGGCGCCGCCGTGGTGGTTCCTCCGGTCGTGGCCCTCGTGCTGATCGTCGCCTTCTGGCAATAACCGGCCCGTCCGCGGCCTATTGGGTGCCCTCGTCGGCCTTCAGAGCCAGGGTGAGCGTCTTCCCGGCGGTCAGGATCGTCTGTGCGTCATCCGGGCACGGGGACCCCTTGGCTTCGTTCATTTCACATAGCAGCGATTGTTCGTCCGTTCGGGCAGCAGTTGGTGATCTTGAGGCTCATGGTTGTTCACGAGAAATAGCAGCAGTATGGCGGCCTGCGCTCCTGAGGGCGGGGCGTGGCGCTGACATCTGGGGATCGGTCGGTCTTGTCAGCGAGCCGGTGGGGTGAGGGCGGTGCGGTCGAACGGGCCACCATGTGAGGCGGCGTACGTGACGGCGTCGTTGACGGCGTTGAGGCCGAACGACCGGACCCGTTCGGGGGCGAGGTCCAAGGTGCCCGAGGCGAGGAGCCGGATGATGCCGACGTTCGCTGTGCGCGGGTACATCCACTGGCCGCGTACGGTGATCGAGTTGCGCATGATCCATGGGTAGGGGAGTGCGAGGTCGTCGCCACCGAGCATGCCGACGCCGCCCATGAGAACGACGCGGCCGTATTCGCGCACGGTCATGGCTGCTATGCGCGCTGAGGAGCTGGGTGCGCTCGGCGGTAGCAGGTCGATCACCATGTCGATCGGGCCGTCGGCCGCCGCGGACATCGCCGCGCGGTCGTCGACCTCGTCCCCGGTGAGCGGGACCGGGCGCACGAGTGGACCGAATCGGTCGGCGAGGAGGTCGAGGGCGGCCCGGTTGCGGCCTGGGGCGACCACGCGGCCGGCCCCCATGGCGACCGCGACCGCGACCGCACTGCTGCCGAGGTTGCCGGTGGCCCCGTTGACGAGCAGCGTCTCACCGGCTGCGAGCCCGCCGGCGAGCAGGCCGCCGTAAGGGATGACGTGCACGCCGAGCGCGGCCCAGCGGGCCGGGTCGTCCCCCGCCGCTGCGGGGAGCGGGAAGACGTTCTCCGTCGGGATACGCATGAGCTCGGCGAACGATCCGTCGTGCAGGTACCGGGCGAGGCGCGCGCCGCCCTCGCCGCGGGAGCTCCAGCCCTGGAGCGTGATGTCGGGCGTCAGGGCGTCGTCCCGCGAGCGCACGGTCGAGTCGCACCACACCAGGTCGCCGGGGCGCAGCCGGGTGGCGTCCGGGCCCACGTGGACGACCCGTCCCACGCCGCCGATTCCGGGCACGACGGGAGGGGCCAGGGGGTAGTTCCGCTCACCGCTGAAGACCTCGGCCGCGTAGGGCGCCACGCTGGCGGCGAGGACCTCGACCATCACCTCGCCGCCGCCGGCCTCGGGGTCGGGAACCTCCCGCACTGTGAGCGGGGCACCGAACTGCGTCAGAACTGCTGCTCGCACGTGATGACCTCCGTGTTCGTCCGTGTTCGTCGTGATCGACACTAGGAACCCGGCGGGCATGCGGGAAGCGACGATCAAGCATCTGTGGTATGCGTACGCCGCATGGACATCTCCAGCACAGGCCTACGGGTCCTGCGACAGATCGCAGAGTCCGGCAGCTTCACCG encodes the following:
- a CDS encoding alcohol dehydrogenase catalytic domain-containing protein is translated as MRAAVLTQFGAPLTVREVPDPEAGGGEVMVEVLAASVAPYAAEVFSGERNYPLAPPVVPGIGGVGRVVHVGPDATRLRPGDLVWCDSTVRSRDDALTPDITLQGWSSRGEGGARLARYLHDGSFAELMRIPTENVFPLPAAAGDDPARWAALGVHVIPYGGLLAGGLAAGETLLVNGATGNLGSSAVAVAVAMGAGRVVAPGRNRAALDLLADRFGPLVRPVPLTGDEVDDRAAMSAAADGPIDMVIDLLPPSAPSSSARIAAMTVREYGRVVLMGGVGMLGGDDLALPYPWIMRNSITVRGQWMYPRTANVGIIRLLASGTLDLAPERVRSFGLNAVNDAVTYAASHGGPFDRTALTPPAR